A single region of the Polyodon spathula isolate WHYD16114869_AA chromosome 12, ASM1765450v1, whole genome shotgun sequence genome encodes:
- the LOC121323882 gene encoding nesprin-3-like isoform X2, with the protein MNSELIVSAGDVPDFRREGHYDRDEGGIDSNEVYKVCVAGDYELSGSEQDFEYRGGVYTFKRDDEFDQRMRGTDLKSEGGGGIQARNEQYQKYRRNEFQKQGSNEVQGNLGVKFRGSGQCIKVTTDTPDGYTMDGAQETQGRGDYHKLHKQFEKWLRSENGKLTKILIWKEPLSSKELKSRQQGLKELWSRISIGQDLFQFLLKSKGTKIGEDAHLEDLRYQWMLYKSKLKDVGDLRITAQNRSGFVYRVCCAALPLQLLLLTLLLLAFLLPLVDQGASCSLANNFAGSFSLVLRYDGPPPT; encoded by the exons ATGAACTCCGAGTTAATAGTCAGTGCTGGAGATGTACCTGATTTCAGACGGGAAGGACATTATGACCGAGATGAAGGTGGTATCGATTCCAATGAAGTTTATAAAGTCTGTGTTGCAGGAGATTATGAACTTAGTGGCAGTGAACAAGACTTTGAATACAGAGGTGGAGTTTACACATTCAAAAGAGATGATGAATTTGACCAACGAATGAGAGGAACTGATCTCAAATCTGAGGGAGGAGGAGGTATCCAAGCCAGAAAtgaacaatatcaaaaatacagaaGAAATGAATTCCAAAAGCAAGGAAGCAATGAAGTTCAAGGAAACCTTGGAGTGAAATTCAGAGGTTCAGGACAATGCATCAAAGTGACAACAGACACTCCTGATGGATACACCATG GATGGTGCACAAGAAACCCAAGGTCGCGGTGACTACCATAAACTGCATAAGCAATTTGAAAAGTGGCTGAGAAGTGAAAACGGCAAACTAACCAAGATTTTAATATGGAAGGAGCCCCTGAGTAGTAAAGAACTGAAAAGCAGGCAACAAGGACTTAAG GAGCTATGGTCACGCATCTCTATAGGGCAGGATCTGTTTCAGTTTTTGCTGAAGTCAAAAGGAACTAAAATTGGTGAAGATGCACACCTGGAGGACCTGCGCTACCAATGGATGCTCTATAAATCTAAACTGAAAGATGTTGGGGACCTTAGGATAACTGCCCAG aatcgATCAGGTTTCGTGTACCGGGTGTGCTGTGCTGCCCTGCCTCTCCAGCTCTTACTGCTCACTCTCTTACTCCTGGCCTTCCTGCTGCCCCTAGTAGACCAAGGAGCCAGCTGCTCTCTGGCCAACAACTTTGCCGGATCTTTCAGCTTGGTGTTAAGATACGATGGACCACCACCAACATAA
- the LOC121323882 gene encoding nesprin-3-like isoform X1, with protein MNSELIVSAGDVPDFRREGHYDRDEGGIDSNEVYKVCVAGDYELSGSEQDFEYRGGVYTFKRDDEFDQRMRGTDLKSEGGGGIQARNEQYQKYRRNEFQKQGSNEVQGNLGVKFRGSGQCIKVTTDTPDGYTMDGAQETQGRGDYHKLHKQFEKWLRSENGKLTKILIWKEPLSSKELKSRQQGLKELWSRISIGQDLFQFLLKSKGTKIGEDAHLEDLRYQWMLYKSKLKDVGDLRITAQRLGPLDEPIRIEKNRSGFVYRVCCAALPLQLLLLTLLLLAFLLPLVDQGASCSLANNFAGSFSLVLRYDGPPPT; from the exons ATGAACTCCGAGTTAATAGTCAGTGCTGGAGATGTACCTGATTTCAGACGGGAAGGACATTATGACCGAGATGAAGGTGGTATCGATTCCAATGAAGTTTATAAAGTCTGTGTTGCAGGAGATTATGAACTTAGTGGCAGTGAACAAGACTTTGAATACAGAGGTGGAGTTTACACATTCAAAAGAGATGATGAATTTGACCAACGAATGAGAGGAACTGATCTCAAATCTGAGGGAGGAGGAGGTATCCAAGCCAGAAAtgaacaatatcaaaaatacagaaGAAATGAATTCCAAAAGCAAGGAAGCAATGAAGTTCAAGGAAACCTTGGAGTGAAATTCAGAGGTTCAGGACAATGCATCAAAGTGACAACAGACACTCCTGATGGATACACCATG GATGGTGCACAAGAAACCCAAGGTCGCGGTGACTACCATAAACTGCATAAGCAATTTGAAAAGTGGCTGAGAAGTGAAAACGGCAAACTAACCAAGATTTTAATATGGAAGGAGCCCCTGAGTAGTAAAGAACTGAAAAGCAGGCAACAAGGACTTAAG GAGCTATGGTCACGCATCTCTATAGGGCAGGATCTGTTTCAGTTTTTGCTGAAGTCAAAAGGAACTAAAATTGGTGAAGATGCACACCTGGAGGACCTGCGCTACCAATGGATGCTCTATAAATCTAAACTGAAAGATGTTGGGGACCTTAGGATAACTGCCCAG AGACTTGGACCTCTGGATGAGCCTATCAGGATAGAAAAG aatcgATCAGGTTTCGTGTACCGGGTGTGCTGTGCTGCCCTGCCTCTCCAGCTCTTACTGCTCACTCTCTTACTCCTGGCCTTCCTGCTGCCCCTAGTAGACCAAGGAGCCAGCTGCTCTCTGGCCAACAACTTTGCCGGATCTTTCAGCTTGGTGTTAAGATACGATGGACCACCACCAACATAA